In Aurantimicrobium minutum, the following proteins share a genomic window:
- a CDS encoding alkaline phosphatase family protein — translation MSNMLPTRNSGLLSLAEVLPSCFSSMGLSGFENSLHLPRVRSAIVVVIDGLGFHNLRNARGHARFLAQAALESDPIETVFPSTTAAALASFTTGVLPGVHGMLGYQIRDPESGNLINQLSGLNAIENPQHWLKAEPLFVQVAKQGCSSFVIGHSRFADSTLTSVIYQGASYVPANALDDRIAQSLALVADRSAQLGVVYISELDEIAHKKGVDSQEWANALEDVDAAISSLAVKLPSDIGLFVTADHGVIDIPQSKHFLLGKGSSLIERIVSIGGEPRCLQLYFAESASPEDKTEFIAQWKKDFDAIAWVLTQEEIIESGLFPELSTEVATRAGDIFLLTHKNVVFYDDRDTTLKGRSMVGQHGGISDSEMHIPAIKLAGFARN, via the coding sequence ATGTCCAATATGCTACCGACGCGCAATTCCGGCCTGTTGAGCCTTGCCGAGGTTTTGCCAAGTTGCTTTTCCAGCATGGGACTCAGCGGATTCGAGAACTCACTGCATTTACCTCGCGTTCGTTCAGCTATCGTCGTCGTCATTGACGGTTTAGGTTTTCACAATCTTCGTAATGCTCGTGGTCACGCAAGATTTCTTGCTCAGGCAGCACTGGAATCGGATCCGATAGAAACCGTTTTTCCAAGTACCACAGCTGCAGCTCTAGCGTCCTTCACGACAGGAGTGCTTCCCGGTGTTCATGGGATGCTTGGTTATCAAATACGGGATCCCGAATCAGGGAATCTCATTAATCAGCTTTCAGGCCTGAATGCGATTGAGAATCCACAACACTGGCTCAAAGCTGAACCCTTGTTTGTTCAAGTCGCCAAACAAGGGTGCTCCTCATTCGTGATTGGACACTCCCGGTTTGCTGATTCCACATTGACGAGCGTGATTTACCAAGGTGCCAGCTATGTGCCAGCAAATGCCCTTGATGACCGTATTGCGCAGTCATTAGCTCTAGTAGCAGACCGTTCAGCACAGTTAGGTGTTGTTTATATTTCTGAGCTTGATGAGATCGCTCACAAAAAAGGGGTGGATTCGCAAGAATGGGCCAATGCGCTCGAGGATGTCGATGCGGCTATCTCGTCACTTGCTGTCAAACTACCTAGCGATATTGGGTTGTTTGTCACCGCAGATCATGGAGTGATAGACATTCCGCAATCCAAACATTTTCTTCTTGGTAAGGGTTCTTCACTGATTGAGCGCATTGTCTCAATTGGTGGTGAACCACGGTGCCTCCAGCTTTATTTCGCGGAATCTGCATCCCCGGAAGATAAAACAGAATTCATTGCCCAGTGGAAAAAAGATTTTGACGCGATTGCCTGGGTGCTCACCCAAGAAGAGATTATTGAATCAGGATTATTCCCTGAACTCAGTACAGAGGTTGCCACTCGTGCCGGTGACATATTTCTTTTGACGCACAAAAACGTTGTGTTTTATGACGATCGTGATACCACGCTAAAAGGACGTTCCATGGTCGGGCAGCACGGGGGAATTTCGGATAGCGAAATGCACATTCCTGCCATCAAACTTGCAGGTTTTGCTCGCAACTAA
- the sepH gene encoding septation protein SepH, translating into MRELKVIDVDGADLIIADDEGEEYRVTVDETSLRRLRHSRATVEGPRVSPKDIQAHLRAGLSNEEISALTGASLDLIQRFETPVLAEREFIISSALAVPTQDTVSTDTGNLSSAFGSVITQRLHSLGASSERWATWKEESGNWIIKLEFTANGIDHDARWSFESRKRTLSPVNSDASTLSQKGDLSSGLIPKLRAVAVDTSALEVTQPLTPTVEAQVSAAPVVSAQEEAAADSREHSPTADLLEALRKRRNERESTPAWLKDEVSASTDAQESIAQEDTIISGVTVELDSTLTFTEPFEVSAPEDEPSHANDSKPVNKTGRPTMPSWDDIVFGTRSDDDPA; encoded by the coding sequence ATGCGTGAACTGAAAGTCATCGATGTCGATGGTGCAGATCTCATCATTGCTGACGACGAGGGTGAGGAGTACCGGGTAACGGTTGACGAAACCTCGTTACGCCGTCTACGTCACTCGCGCGCCACTGTTGAAGGCCCACGCGTCTCCCCCAAGGACATTCAGGCACATCTTCGTGCAGGTCTCTCCAATGAAGAGATTTCAGCGCTCACTGGGGCCAGCCTTGATTTGATTCAACGTTTTGAAACTCCCGTACTTGCTGAACGCGAATTCATCATTTCTTCTGCACTCGCTGTTCCCACCCAGGACACAGTTTCAACAGATACCGGCAATCTCAGTTCCGCCTTTGGCTCAGTGATTACTCAACGCCTCCACAGCCTCGGAGCATCCTCTGAGCGTTGGGCAACCTGGAAAGAAGAGTCTGGTAACTGGATTATCAAACTCGAGTTCACAGCAAACGGAATTGACCACGATGCAAGGTGGTCTTTCGAATCCCGAAAGCGAACCCTCAGCCCCGTCAACAGTGACGCCTCTACCTTGTCTCAAAAAGGTGACCTCTCCAGTGGTTTGATACCGAAGCTTCGTGCAGTGGCGGTGGATACTTCGGCGCTCGAAGTTACTCAACCCCTCACCCCAACAGTTGAAGCACAAGTTTCTGCTGCCCCTGTTGTGTCTGCGCAGGAGGAGGCTGCAGCTGATTCGCGTGAACACAGCCCCACTGCAGATCTTTTGGAAGCACTTCGTAAGCGTCGCAATGAACGCGAATCAACCCCTGCATGGCTCAAAGACGAGGTCTCTGCAAGCACGGATGCCCAGGAGAGCATCGCGCAAGAAGACACCATTATTTCTGGCGTTACAGTCGAATTGGATTCGACATTAACTTTCACTGAACCTTTTGAAGTATCCGCGCCTGAGGATGAACCCTCACACGCAAACGACTCAAAGCCTGTGAACAAAACCGGACGGCCAACGATGCCGTCCTGGGACGACATCGTCTTTGGCACACGATCTGACGATGACCCCGCTTAG